One window from the genome of Blastocatellia bacterium encodes:
- a CDS encoding SDR family oxidoreductase has translation MLNNNQPAILLTGASGFLAGELLPRLLKQYKESIIYILLRAENEIELVSRREKILDFIDIDSKDKNRVVALAGNIEKEDLGLGSEYNTIASQVNEIYHSAANTRFDQPLEKARSINYVGTENILRFAQQVKKLGHLVRYNHVSTAYVAGNRVGIVKETELDCEQSFFNTYEQSKYESEMLLRKAFDELPITVYRPSIIAGDSISGRTPHFYVIYEPMKWIYFGQLTFLPCQPELKLDIVPIDYVCDAIVAIAQQANTVNQTFHLTAGPDKSINMYEMVDSCIREFNDYNKEIGKELIARPEIITPNLIENMEGTMRKRSEQLFHRAWQQIQRHMPYIISEKVFDDSATRKALSNTKISCPAFRDYLPVVVRYALKKEFR, from the coding sequence ATGTTAAATAATAATCAGCCAGCAATACTTCTTACAGGGGCAAGTGGGTTTTTAGCTGGAGAATTGCTTCCACGGCTACTAAAACAATACAAAGAATCGATAATTTATATTTTGCTAAGAGCAGAAAATGAAATAGAACTTGTAAGTAGACGAGAAAAAATATTAGATTTTATAGATATTGACTCAAAAGATAAAAATAGAGTGGTTGCATTAGCTGGAAATATTGAAAAAGAAGACTTAGGTCTTGGAAGCGAATATAACACTATAGCTAGTCAAGTAAATGAAATTTATCATTCTGCCGCTAATACAAGATTTGACCAGCCTTTAGAGAAAGCTCGAAGTATTAATTATGTTGGAACAGAAAATATTTTACGTTTTGCTCAACAGGTAAAAAAACTAGGACACTTAGTTAGATACAACCATGTTTCTACAGCTTATGTTGCTGGTAATAGAGTTGGCATAGTCAAAGAAACAGAACTAGATTGTGAACAAAGTTTTTTTAATACCTATGAACAGTCAAAATATGAATCTGAAATGCTTTTAAGGAAAGCATTTGATGAATTACCTATTACTGTTTATCGACCAAGCATTATTGCTGGAGATTCTATTTCTGGTCGTACCCCGCATTTTTATGTAATTTATGAACCGATGAAATGGATTTATTTTGGACAATTAACTTTTCTACCTTGCCAACCAGAATTAAAACTAGATATTGTTCCAATAGATTATGTTTGTGATGCAATTGTTGCTATTGCTCAACAAGCCAATACTGTTAATCAAACCTTTCATTTAACAGCAGGCCCTGATAAAAGCATTAATATGTATGAAATGGTGGATAGCTGTATTAGAGAGTTTAATGATTATAATAAAGAAATAGGTAAAGAGCTTATAGCACGTCCAGAAATTATTACACCAAACTTAATAGAAAATATGGAAGGCACAATGCGTAAGCGTTCAGAACAGCTTTTTCACCGTGCCTGGCAACAAATCCAACGTCATATGCCTTATATAATTTCAGAAAAAGTTTTTGATGATAGTGCTACTAGAAAAGCCTTATCAAATACAAAAATTAGCTGTCCAGCTTTTCGGGACTATTTACCTGTTGTAGTTCGTTATGCCTTAAAAAAAGAATTTCGTTGA
- a CDS encoding replicative DNA helicase, whose product MSKNPKSSPKDLTLERPLPHNLEAERAVLGAILLDNSLCNQAIELLKVDDLFFDSHRRIFEKMINLSEVSQAIDLITLQEQLSRTAELEQIGGVAYLASLLDGAIRMGNIDSYAKIIKGKSVLRRLITTSNQIIHTCMDQENDPYEILDEAEKLIFQIAEDRVRTGFVSISEIAQQHLELIEKMSQRQEVMSGIPTGFTELDRLTNGLQPSDLVIIAARPSMGKTAFGLNIAQNASIATDKIVGVFSLEMTKEALVSRLLCSESQVDAHRLRGGFLNRDEWARLGAGLQTISQSRIFIDDTAGISILEMRAKARRLKAEHGLDMLIVDYLQLIRGRGKIENRQQEVSQISRDLKALAKELNIPLVALSQLSRAPETRTEHRHHLADLRESGCLSGEALVYLPDIGHYSPIKDLVGKTNFQVLGLNTKTWQLEPAIVTNSFSTGKKAVYKLTTQLGRTIRATANHKFLTIDGWKRLDELDTTSRIALPRQLPETNIKSMTDAELALLGHLIGDGCTLPRHSIQYTTKDFSLAEIVVNLANQVFGDSLAPRIKKERTWYQVYLSAKERLTHNKRNPIAAWLDKLGIFGLRSYEKKVPKEVFAQSTEGIACFLRHLWSTDGCIKSYPEKTHYPSIYYASSSFELSIGIQSLLLRLGINATLSCHAQKNKGRDQYHVTISGKAEIETFLNKVGAIGQDKPLHSKVILEQLACQPANTNRDTLPAQVWQQLTPSITSLEISHRQLQASLGMAYSGRSLYTQNLSCERASKVAKIIQSEELSILAESDIYWDKIVSIVPDGIEEVYDLTVDELHNFICNNTLVHNSIEQDADLVMFIYRDEVYNQTEENQGVAEIIIGKQRNGPIDTVRLAFIKNYTRFENLYQ is encoded by the coding sequence ATGTCAAAAAACCCTAAATCTTCTCCTAAAGATTTAACCTTAGAACGTCCTCTGCCACATAATTTAGAAGCAGAACGAGCGGTATTAGGAGCAATTTTGCTAGATAATAGCCTTTGTAATCAAGCAATAGAACTTCTAAAAGTAGATGATCTTTTTTTTGACTCTCACCGACGTATTTTTGAAAAAATGATAAATCTTTCAGAAGTTAGTCAGGCCATAGATTTAATTACACTTCAAGAACAGCTTTCTCGAACTGCTGAACTAGAACAAATAGGAGGTGTGGCCTATCTAGCAAGCCTTTTAGATGGTGCTATCCGTATGGGTAATATTGATAGCTACGCTAAGATCATTAAAGGAAAAAGCGTACTCCGTCGCCTAATTACAACCTCTAATCAAATTATTCATACCTGTATGGATCAAGAAAATGATCCTTATGAGATTTTAGATGAGGCAGAAAAGCTTATTTTTCAAATTGCTGAAGACCGAGTTCGTACAGGCTTTGTTAGCATTTCTGAAATAGCACAACAGCATTTAGAGCTAATAGAAAAAATGTCTCAACGCCAAGAAGTAATGTCTGGCATACCTACTGGTTTTACTGAACTAGATCGCTTAACTAATGGTCTGCAACCATCTGACTTAGTAATTATTGCTGCTCGTCCTAGTATGGGAAAAACTGCCTTTGGCTTAAACATTGCTCAAAATGCTTCTATTGCAACAGATAAAATTGTAGGCGTTTTCTCGTTAGAAATGACTAAAGAAGCTTTAGTTTCTCGTTTACTTTGTTCTGAATCCCAAGTTGATGCACATCGTTTGCGAGGAGGATTTCTTAATCGGGATGAGTGGGCGCGTTTAGGTGCAGGTCTTCAAACTATTTCACAATCAAGAATTTTTATTGATGACACGGCTGGAATTTCAATTTTAGAAATGCGTGCCAAGGCTCGTCGTCTAAAAGCAGAGCATGGTTTAGATATGCTAATTGTTGATTATTTACAACTAATTAGAGGCAGAGGAAAGATAGAAAATCGCCAACAAGAAGTTTCTCAAATCTCGCGCGACTTAAAAGCTTTAGCAAAAGAACTAAATATTCCTTTAGTAGCACTTAGCCAACTTTCCCGCGCTCCAGAAACCAGAACCGAGCATCGCCACCACCTAGCTGATCTTAGGGAATCTGGTTGTCTTAGTGGAGAAGCCTTAGTTTATTTGCCTGACATTGGTCATTACTCTCCTATTAAGGATTTGGTTGGCAAAACCAATTTTCAAGTCTTAGGCTTAAATACTAAAACTTGGCAACTTGAGCCAGCTATTGTAACTAACTCATTTTCAACAGGAAAAAAAGCTGTTTATAAACTAACAACCCAACTAGGGCGTACCATAAGAGCAACTGCAAATCATAAGTTTCTTACAATAGATGGTTGGAAACGCCTTGATGAGCTAGATACTACCAGTCGCATAGCTTTGCCAAGACAACTTCCAGAAACAAATATTAAAAGCATGACTGATGCTGAACTAGCTTTGTTAGGTCACTTAATAGGTGATGGCTGTACTCTGCCGCGTCATTCAATTCAATATACAACTAAAGATTTTTCTTTGGCAGAAATAGTAGTTAATTTAGCTAATCAAGTTTTTGGAGATAGCCTTGCTCCTCGTATCAAAAAAGAGCGCACTTGGTATCAAGTTTATTTATCTGCAAAAGAACGACTTACACATAATAAGCGAAACCCTATTGCTGCTTGGCTAGATAAATTAGGAATATTTGGGCTTAGATCATATGAAAAGAAAGTCCCTAAAGAAGTATTTGCCCAGTCCACAGAAGGTATTGCTTGTTTTTTACGTCATTTATGGTCAACTGATGGGTGTATTAAGTCTTATCCAGAAAAAACTCATTATCCTAGTATCTACTATGCTTCTAGTAGTTTTGAATTATCAATTGGCATTCAGTCACTTTTATTGCGTTTAGGTATAAATGCTACTCTATCTTGTCACGCTCAGAAAAATAAAGGTCGTGATCAATATCACGTAACAATAAGTGGTAAAGCTGAAATTGAAACATTTCTAAATAAAGTTGGGGCAATAGGTCAGGATAAACCATTACATTCAAAAGTTATTTTAGAGCAGTTAGCATGTCAGCCTGCTAACACAAACCGAGATACTTTACCTGCTCAAGTTTGGCAACAACTAACGCCATCCATAACATCTTTAGAAATATCTCATAGACAACTACAAGCATCTTTGGGAATGGCTTATTCTGGCAGAAGCCTTTATACACAAAACCTTAGCTGTGAAAGAGCCTCTAAAGTAGCAAAAATAATTCAATCTGAAGAATTATCTATTTTGGCTGAAAGTGATATTTACTGGGATAAAATTGTTTCAATTGTGCCTGATGGCATCGAAGAAGTTTATGATCTTACAGTTGATGAATTACATAATTTTATATGTAATAATACATTAGTACATAACAGTATAGAGCAAGATGCTGACCTAGTTATGTTTATTTATCGGGATGAGGTCTATAACCAAACAGAAGAAAATCAAGGAGTTGCAGAAATTATCATTGGTAAACAAAGAAATGGGCCTATTGATACGGTTAGATTAGCTTTTATCAAAAACTACACTCGTTTTGAAAATCTCTATCAGTAA
- a CDS encoding zinc metalloprotease, translated as MEDPNETVPFTLGDTEYVNQRAFVESGRRCGSYLNPIKMEAAEKDFQIKLAALTEANGGILPQAPRTFNVYWHTITKGSGAANGEVTATQIQNQINVLNAAFASTGFSFKLTSTDTTVNSTWYTMTPGSTAEKNCKTALRKGQKGDLNIYTANPGGGLLGWATFPSSYAGSPTDDGVVLLFSSLPGGSAVPYNLGDTGTHEVGHWAGLFHTFQGGCAANATTGGDKVADTPAEKSAAFGCPTGRNTCSSAGVDPIKNFMDYSDDSCMDHFTTGQATRMNDQCSIYR; from the coding sequence ATGGAAGATCCAAATGAAACCGTGCCATTTACTTTAGGCGACACAGAGTATGTAAACCAACGTGCATTTGTAGAAAGTGGCCGCCGTTGTGGTTCATATCTTAATCCAATCAAAATGGAAGCAGCCGAAAAAGATTTTCAAATCAAGTTAGCAGCATTAACTGAAGCTAACGGTGGAATCCTTCCTCAAGCTCCAAGAACATTTAATGTTTATTGGCATACAATCACCAAAGGATCAGGTGCGGCTAATGGTGAAGTAACAGCAACCCAAATTCAAAACCAAATCAATGTGTTAAATGCCGCTTTTGCTTCTACTGGTTTTTCTTTTAAGTTAACTAGCACTGATACTACAGTTAATAGTACTTGGTACACAATGACTCCAGGCTCAACGGCTGAAAAAAACTGTAAAACAGCCCTGCGTAAAGGTCAAAAAGGAGACTTAAATATTTATACAGCTAATCCAGGTGGAGGATTACTTGGTTGGGCAACATTTCCATCAAGCTATGCAGGCAGTCCAACAGATGATGGGGTAGTTTTACTTTTTTCATCTCTACCAGGAGGAAGTGCAGTGCCATATAACCTAGGCGATACAGGCACACATGAAGTAGGCCATTGGGCAGGACTTTTTCACACATTTCAAGGGGGCTGTGCAGCTAATGCTACAACAGGTGGAGATAAAGTAGCAGATACACCAGCAGAAAAAAGTGCTGCTTTTGGTTGTCCTACTGGTCGGAACACTTGTTCTAGCGCAGGTGTAGACCCAATTAAAAATTTTATGGACTATAGCGATGATTCTTGTATGGATCATTTTACTACTGGTCAAGCTACTAGAATGAATGACCAATGTAGTATCTATAGATAA
- a CDS encoding HAMP domain-containing protein: MGIVDLYSFRARIALVLILTLVIATGVLFLLNQWAERAIVKKVEKQRAEFALAINVAQRSITSDEYVRTFLKQEKMKDATSFYVKRILVVREDGVIVDSSNEDDRDKHFDTLDYGTFEQATDFAVLTNQNLPYKVYTFPIETQVPASYELVDEPSIQKTYIIIIFSDDLSGQLRDTSTIRLLGTGSVLTLSVAISLFLIFGFIKPLADLVTAARRVAEGDFDINLTVTRQDELGQLMKVFNEMVKGLRERRELEARLHRAEQSAIVGRLASGIAHEVKNPLNYISLTIDYLRSKFAPLDQDARERYTEKMDGIKDEIKRLDRLIRNFLSYGRPLNLNPKPIDLRELIGGILALTTEQAEQQNIKMLLDEETKIPIIEADVERLKSCFSNLILNAQQAMSNGGKLEVKFNPTNIGLEVMIIDTGSGIETQNLEKIFEPYFSTKETGTGLGLALVKRIIEGHGGNLTVNSVVDEGTTFRVWLPLKAMENGEEKIALEAMPSI, encoded by the coding sequence ATGGGAATAGTCGATCTATATTCTTTTCGCGCCCGTATTGCGTTAGTCCTAATTCTTACTTTAGTAATTGCTACAGGGGTATTATTTTTATTAAATCAATGGGCTGAACGAGCAATTGTTAAAAAAGTAGAAAAACAACGTGCTGAGTTTGCCTTAGCCATCAATGTTGCACAACGTTCTATAACTAGCGATGAATATGTTAGGACATTTCTTAAACAAGAAAAAATGAAGGATGCTACAAGTTTTTATGTTAAGCGAATTTTGGTTGTAAGAGAAGATGGAGTAATTGTTGATAGCTCTAATGAAGATGATAGAGATAAACACTTTGATACTTTAGATTATGGTACATTTGAACAAGCAACAGATTTTGCTGTTTTAACTAATCAGAATTTACCTTATAAAGTTTATACTTTCCCAATTGAAACACAAGTTCCTGCTAGTTATGAGTTAGTAGATGAACCTTCCATACAAAAGACTTATATAATCATTATTTTCTCAGATGATTTAAGTGGACAATTAAGAGATACTTCAACTATAAGGCTTTTAGGAACGGGGAGCGTTTTGACTTTATCCGTAGCAATATCTTTATTTTTAATTTTTGGTTTTATTAAACCTTTAGCAGATTTAGTCACGGCTGCACGTCGAGTTGCTGAAGGAGATTTTGATATCAACTTAACTGTTACAAGGCAAGACGAGCTAGGACAATTAATGAAAGTCTTTAATGAAATGGTAAAGGGTTTACGAGAAAGACGAGAACTAGAAGCTAGGCTTCATCGTGCAGAACAATCTGCAATAGTTGGACGACTAGCATCAGGTATTGCACATGAAGTAAAAAACCCTCTGAACTATATTTCTTTAACTATAGATTATCTACGTAGCAAGTTTGCCCCATTGGATCAAGATGCTAGAGAACGCTACACAGAAAAAATGGATGGTATAAAGGATGAAATTAAACGTTTAGATAGACTAATACGCAATTTTCTAAGTTATGGCCGACCTCTAAACCTTAATCCTAAACCTATAGATTTACGAGAGTTAATAGGAGGAATTTTAGCCTTAACTACAGAACAAGCTGAGCAACAAAATATAAAAATGCTGCTAGATGAAGAAACAAAAATTCCTATTATTGAAGCAGATGTGGAACGCTTAAAAAGTTGTTTTTCTAATTTAATTCTAAATGCTCAACAAGCAATGTCTAATGGTGGAAAGCTAGAAGTTAAATTTAACCCAACAAATATTGGGCTAGAAGTAATGATAATTGATACTGGTAGCGGTATTGAAACACAAAACTTAGAAAAAATATTTGAGCCTTATTTTTCAACAAAAGAAACAGGTACAGGTTTAGGACTTGCCCTAGTAAAACGTATTATTGAGGGTCATGGGGGTAATTTAACGGTTAATAGTGTTGTTGATGAAGGTACTACTTTTCGTGTTTGGTTGCCACTTAAAGCAATGGAAAATGGCGAGGAAAAAATAGCATTAGAGGCTATGCCATCTATTTAA
- a CDS encoding serine/threonine protein kinase, whose translation MTTEQWKQIKSLFEQIVDLEPAQAKIYLKNNCQDEAVRKEVESLLFHHESADDFLSETKPIETTILVEAKNPNDQFFNSLIGTEFNHTYLIEELIGTGGMGAVFRCKHLLLGNQVAIKIMPPAIKNNAQFVKRFRREARVGWVLSHPNIVKVLEFSQNKDGIFFIVMEYLKAKTLADYIEEFAPIPLSRCVEILEPLCSALELAHKRKILHRDLKPSNVLIGEQDGKEIIKLADFGIVKLLEFDGQITNEGEALTSKEAIIGSPNYMSPEQLMNYNLSQTSDIYSLGVIVYEMITGQLPILTSDFQELITKKVKGGNFIAPSILQPNLFKEVDKILQKALITIPQNRYQSADELLKAFKSIL comes from the coding sequence ATGACCACTGAACAATGGAAACAAATTAAGTCGCTATTTGAGCAAATAGTAGACTTAGAGCCTGCTCAAGCAAAAATTTATCTTAAAAATAATTGCCAAGATGAAGCTGTACGTAAGGAAGTAGAATCTTTACTTTTCCACCATGAAAGCGCAGATGATTTTCTATCAGAAACTAAGCCTATAGAAACAACTATTTTGGTAGAAGCAAAAAACCCTAATGACCAATTTTTTAATTCCCTGATAGGTACAGAATTTAATCATACTTACCTAATAGAAGAATTAATAGGAACAGGTGGAATGGGTGCGGTTTTTCGATGTAAACATCTGCTATTAGGCAATCAAGTAGCTATTAAAATAATGCCACCAGCTATTAAGAATAATGCACAGTTTGTAAAACGCTTTCGCCGCGAAGCTAGGGTTGGTTGGGTGTTGTCTCATCCAAATATAGTTAAAGTCCTAGAATTTAGCCAAAATAAGGATGGAATATTTTTTATAGTAATGGAATACCTTAAGGCTAAAACCTTAGCTGATTACATAGAAGAATTTGCACCAATACCTTTAAGCAGGTGTGTAGAAATCCTTGAACCCTTATGCAGTGCTTTAGAGTTAGCTCATAAACGTAAAATTTTACATCGTGATCTCAAACCCTCTAATGTTCTTATTGGTGAACAAGATGGAAAGGAAATAATAAAACTAGCAGATTTTGGTATTGTTAAATTACTTGAATTTGATGGACAAATTACTAATGAGGGTGAAGCTTTAACATCTAAAGAAGCAATAATTGGTTCACCTAACTATATGTCTCCTGAACAATTAATGAACTATAATCTTAGTCAGACATCAGATATCTACAGTTTAGGTGTAATTGTTTATGAAATGATTACAGGACAATTACCTATTTTAACCAGTGATTTTCAAGAACTAATTACAAAAAAAGTAAAGGGTGGAAATTTTATTGCTCCATCCATTTTACAACCTAATTTATTTAAAGAAGTAGACAAAATCTTGCAAAAGGCTCTTATAACCATTCCACAAAACAGATATCAAAGCGCAGATGAATTACTTAAAGCATTTAAGAGTATTTTGTAA
- a CDS encoding acetyl-CoA C-acetyltransferase — protein MSEVVIVSAVRTAVGRFQGSLKGFKATELGAKAVQAAYERAQIEAGEVEEVIMGNVLSAGLGQNPARQAALNAKIPAAVSALTINKVCGSGLKSVMLAAQAIQCGDAEIVVAGGMESMTNAPYLLPKLRDGYRLGHGQVLDSMIQDGLWCAFENWHMGNSGEWVAKEYKISREEQDEYALNSHKKALEAQAAGHFEAEILPIEIAQKKGDPLAFKTDESVRSDASLESLAKLKPAFDPQGTVTAGNAPGVNDGGAAVVVMSSKRAGNREVLARIVGQAVGGTDPKKVMMAPVIAVEKLLKKIGWQASDVDLFEVNEAFSVQALAVCRELSLDVNRVNVNGGAVAIGHPIGASGTRCLITLLYEMKRRNARRGVVTLCLGGGNAVAMAVER, from the coding sequence ATGAGTGAAGTAGTAATTGTTAGTGCTGTTCGTACTGCTGTAGGAAGATTTCAAGGAAGTCTTAAAGGTTTTAAGGCTACAGAGTTAGGAGCAAAAGCCGTTCAAGCTGCTTATGAACGAGCGCAAATAGAAGCAGGTGAAGTAGAAGAAGTTATTATGGGTAATGTACTTAGTGCTGGACTTGGACAAAACCCTGCACGTCAAGCAGCACTTAACGCTAAAATACCTGCTGCTGTTTCAGCACTGACAATCAATAAAGTTTGTGGCTCAGGGCTAAAATCTGTCATGTTAGCCGCGCAAGCAATTCAATGTGGCGATGCAGAAATTGTGGTTGCCGGTGGAATGGAATCTATGACGAATGCTCCTTATTTACTTCCTAAATTAAGAGATGGCTACCGTTTAGGGCATGGTCAAGTTTTAGATTCTATGATTCAAGATGGTCTTTGGTGTGCATTTGAAAATTGGCATATGGGCAATAGCGGAGAATGGGTAGCAAAAGAGTATAAAATTTCTCGTGAAGAACAAGATGAATATGCCTTAAATTCTCATAAAAAAGCCTTAGAAGCGCAAGCCGCAGGACATTTTGAAGCAGAAATCTTACCTATAGAAATTGCTCAAAAAAAGGGCGACCCCTTAGCATTTAAGACTGATGAATCTGTTCGCTCAGATGCTTCGCTAGAATCTTTAGCTAAGTTAAAACCAGCTTTTGACCCTCAAGGCACAGTTACAGCAGGCAATGCCCCTGGAGTTAATGACGGTGGTGCAGCAGTGGTTGTAATGAGTAGTAAACGTGCTGGAAATCGTGAAGTGCTAGCGCGAATTGTTGGACAAGCTGTTGGGGGAACAGACCCTAAAAAAGTAATGATGGCACCTGTTATTGCTGTAGAAAAATTATTGAAAAAAATTGGTTGGCAAGCTTCAGACGTTGACCTTTTTGAAGTAAATGAAGCTTTTTCTGTCCAAGCTTTAGCTGTATGCCGAGAATTATCATTAGATGTTAATCGAGTAAATGTTAATGGTGGAGCCGTGGCTATAGGACATCCTATTGGAGCTAGCGGAACACGTTGTTTAATTACTTTACTTTATGAAATGAAACGCCGTAATGCTCGACGCGGAGTAGTTACACTTTGTTTAGGCGGCGGTAATGCTGTAGCAATGGCTGTGGAAAGATAA
- a CDS encoding sigma-70 family RNA polymerase sigma factor, with the protein MSNTVTILLEKWQKGNQEALSELIPIIYKELHRLANHYLRAERSNHTLQTTALINEAFISLLEDNNNFANRSHFMAIAANTMRRVLVDYARKKNAQKRQGEVFAITLTGIAKSIMTQDIDLLVLEQALSKLETIDPMQVKIVELRFFCGLTIEETAAILGISATSVKTDWAMAKAWLHRELS; encoded by the coding sequence ATGTCTAATACCGTCACTATTTTATTAGAAAAATGGCAGAAAGGGAACCAAGAAGCTTTATCAGAATTAATACCAATAATTTATAAAGAACTCCACAGACTAGCTAATCATTATCTTCGAGCAGAAAGAAGTAATCATACCCTACAAACAACAGCATTAATTAACGAAGCATTTATAAGCTTATTAGAAGATAATAATAATTTTGCCAACCGTTCCCATTTTATGGCAATAGCTGCTAATACAATGAGGCGGGTGCTTGTAGATTATGCTCGTAAGAAAAATGCTCAAAAACGCCAAGGTGAAGTTTTTGCTATAACTTTAACAGGAATAGCAAAAAGCATTATGACTCAAGATATAGATCTACTTGTTTTAGAACAAGCTCTTAGCAAACTTGAAACTATAGACCCAATGCAAGTTAAAATAGTAGAACTACGCTTTTTTTGTGGCTTAACAATAGAAGAAACCGCAGCTATCTTGGGAATCTCTGCAACTAGCGTTAAAACTGATTGGGCAATGGCTAAGGCCTGGCTACATAGGGAATTAAGTTAG
- a CDS encoding serine/threonine-protein phosphatase: protein MYSKNDYDRLVFSNIAGCTDIGLVRQNNEDAFIMADLTLKRTLPDTFSISHLITENCLLLVVSDGVGGTNGGEIASELTVLAVKDALMKLPTYLSAYDRLVAAIEEANHIVWNERQNNPTLSKMAATVTAALIEGNQVYIAEVGDSRAYLIRNNNIKQVTTDQSFVAHLVAKGVIKPEQAATHPRKNVVLQSIGSQEAIKVAVSMFQLKRRDTLLLCSDGLSNLVRADEICFVASSLTPENACWRLVQLAKERGGQDNITLILANFEGEVLNQDFSNESLTAALKPLAVFDPDEEIEKSHKRTKLLGNNTSSKKFATLSDFSHVPSLVPVSTLFAFPNSAIIKQDCNSLMEYLTYCEQLLMLKTDQVEQASVWLESNGMQYTKLAETLEQIQKALSELSTLKETIEDFQKVWEKPKR, encoded by the coding sequence GTGTATAGCAAAAATGATTATGACCGTTTAGTATTTTCCAATATAGCAGGATGCACAGATATTGGATTAGTAAGACAAAATAATGAAGATGCTTTTATTATGGCAGACCTAACACTAAAACGCACTCTGCCAGATACTTTCTCTATTAGTCATTTGATTACGGAAAACTGTTTATTATTAGTTGTTTCTGATGGGGTAGGTGGAACTAATGGAGGTGAGATTGCTAGCGAATTAACAGTTCTAGCTGTTAAAGATGCTTTAATGAAACTGCCTACTTATCTTTCAGCTTATGATCGTCTAGTAGCAGCGATAGAGGAAGCAAATCATATAGTTTGGAATGAACGTCAAAACAATCCTACTTTAAGTAAAATGGCTGCCACAGTTACAGCAGCACTTATTGAAGGCAATCAAGTTTATATAGCAGAAGTAGGTGATAGTCGAGCTTATTTAATACGAAATAACAATATTAAACAAGTTACTACTGATCAGTCATTTGTAGCTCATCTAGTAGCAAAAGGTGTTATTAAGCCAGAACAAGCCGCTACACATCCACGCAAAAATGTTGTTTTACAATCTATTGGAAGTCAAGAAGCAATTAAAGTAGCTGTTAGTATGTTTCAACTAAAACGACGAGATACTTTGCTACTTTGTTCAGATGGATTATCTAATTTAGTTCGTGCTGATGAAATTTGTTTTGTTGCTAGCTCACTTACTCCAGAAAATGCTTGTTGGCGATTAGTCCAACTAGCAAAAGAACGTGGTGGACAAGACAATATCACACTAATTTTAGCTAACTTTGAAGGAGAAGTCCTTAATCAAGACTTTTCTAACGAATCCCTAACAGCAGCACTTAAACCTTTAGCTGTCTTTGATCCTGATGAAGAAATAGAAAAAAGTCATAAACGAACTAAATTACTAGGCAATAACACTAGTAGCAAAAAATTTGCTACCCTTAGTGATTTCTCTCATGTTCCTTCACTAGTACCTGTTTCAACTCTTTTTGCTTTTCCAAACTCCGCTATTATCAAACAAGACTGTAATTCATTAATGGAATACTTAACTTATTGTGAACAATTACTTATGTTAAAAACTGACCAAGTAGAACAAGCATCTGTATGGCTAGAGTCTAATGGTATGCAATATACAAAGTTAGCAGAAACTCTTGAACAAATACAAAAAGCTTTATCAGAGCTTTCAACTCTAAAAGAAACTATAGAAGACTTTCAGAAAGTTTGGGAAAAACCAAAGCGTTAG